A stretch of Chiloscyllium punctatum isolate Juve2018m chromosome 6, sChiPun1.3, whole genome shotgun sequence DNA encodes these proteins:
- the polr2d gene encoding DNA-directed RNA polymerase II subunit RPB4 yields MAACGSEARVGDVEEDASQLVFPKEFESSETLLNSEVHMLLEHRKQQNESAEDEQELSEVFMKTLNYTARFSRFKNRETIASVRSLLLQKKLHKFELASLANLCPETAEEAKALIPSLEGRFEDEELQQILDDIQTKRSFQY; encoded by the exons ATGGCGGCCTGCGGGAGCGAGGCCAGGGTCGGGGATGTGGAGGAGGACGCCTCTCAGCTGGTGTTCCCGAAAG AATTTGAAAGCTCAGAGACCCTGTTAAACTCTGAGGTCCACATGCTACTGGAGCACCGAAAGCAGCAGAATGAAAGTGCAGAGGATGAGCAGGAGCTCTCTGAAGTCTTCATGAAAACATTAAACTACACAGCCAGGTTCAGCCGCTTCAAAAACAGGGAAACCATCGCCAGTGTCAGGAG TCTGCTATTACAGAAGAAACTGCACAAGTTTGAGCTGGCTAGTCTGGCCAATCTGTGTCCTGAGACAGCTGAGGAGGCCAAAGCCCTCATTCCCAG ctTAGAAGGTCGATTTGAGGATGAGGAGCTCCAGCAAATCCTTGATGACATTCAGACCAAAAGAAGCTTCCAGTATTAG